A stretch of Corallococcus macrosporus DNA encodes these proteins:
- a CDS encoding YfbM family protein gives MEMLCTLRSTTDTQRQALLKAPQALEPFLEDEEDFGDAKGAAFLELDIGEAWHGLQYLLTGTAWEGKPPLDFLVRGGEDVGDIPSDEGTARVFDAAAVKALAEALKKASVEDLRKRFDPARLQAEDIYPGTWDEEEPAEDVDPLEELLSYFVELQKFTAAVAKRGLCLLVHIG, from the coding sequence ATGGAGATGCTCTGCACGCTGCGCAGCACCACGGACACGCAGCGCCAGGCCCTGCTGAAGGCCCCCCAGGCGCTGGAGCCCTTCCTGGAGGACGAGGAGGACTTCGGCGACGCGAAGGGCGCGGCGTTCCTGGAGCTGGACATCGGCGAGGCGTGGCACGGCCTCCAGTACCTGCTCACCGGCACGGCGTGGGAGGGCAAGCCGCCCCTGGACTTCCTCGTGCGCGGCGGCGAGGACGTGGGCGACATCCCGTCGGATGAGGGCACCGCGCGCGTGTTCGACGCGGCCGCCGTGAAGGCGCTGGCGGAGGCGCTGAAGAAGGCCTCCGTGGAGGATCTGCGCAAGCGCTTCGACCCGGCGCGGCTCCAGGCCGAGGACATCTACCCCGGCACCTGGGACGAGGAGGAGCCGGCGGAGGACGTGGATCCGCTGGAGGAGCTGCTCTCCTACTTCGTGGAGCTCCAGAAGTTCACCGCCGCCGTGGCGAAGCGGGGCCTCTGCCTGCTCGTGCACATCGGTTGA
- the accC gene encoding acetyl-CoA carboxylase biotin carboxylase subunit has product MPKIRKVLVANRGEIAIRVMRTCKDLGIATVAVYSEADRSALHVRTADQAYFVGPPPSRESYLVQERILEVAKQSGADAIHPGYGFLSENASFVRACEKAGITFIGPPAAAMDAMGEKTRARANMIKAGVPVVPGTTEPIATIEEAREYAQKIGFPIMLKAAGGGGGKGMRRVEGMADFDSAWRSAKSEAMSSFGNDAVYIEKYLEKPHHVEIQVFADQYGNTIHLNERECSAQRRHQKVVEETPSPILTPELRAKMGEVAVKAAKAVNYVGAGTVEFLVDVHRNFYFLEMNTRLQVEHPVTEWVTGLDLVAMQIRAAEGEKLPLFEAPAPRGHAIEVRVYAEDPARNFMPSPGKIHALRVPSGPNVRDDSGVYAGFTVPNFYDPMISKLSVWGATREEAIARAKRALSEYVVKGITTNIRYLHGILSHPEFVGGDYDTSFLTRQHTELLGAEDPKLSEVALLASTLHAFQRDQKRAKTLPSKSGGGDTSGRISPWRLALKNRRR; this is encoded by the coding sequence ATGCCCAAGATCCGCAAAGTGCTCGTCGCCAACCGCGGCGAGATCGCCATCCGGGTGATGCGCACCTGCAAGGACCTCGGCATCGCCACGGTGGCGGTGTACTCCGAAGCAGACCGCTCCGCCCTGCACGTGCGCACGGCCGACCAGGCCTACTTCGTCGGCCCTCCGCCCTCGCGCGAGAGCTACCTCGTGCAGGAGCGCATCCTGGAGGTCGCGAAGCAGTCCGGCGCGGACGCCATCCACCCCGGCTATGGCTTCCTGTCGGAGAACGCGTCCTTCGTGCGCGCCTGCGAGAAGGCCGGCATCACCTTCATCGGTCCGCCGGCCGCCGCCATGGACGCCATGGGTGAGAAGACCCGCGCCCGCGCGAACATGATCAAGGCGGGCGTGCCCGTCGTCCCCGGCACCACCGAGCCCATCGCCACCATCGAGGAAGCGCGCGAGTACGCGCAGAAGATCGGCTTCCCCATCATGCTCAAGGCCGCCGGCGGCGGCGGCGGCAAGGGCATGCGCCGCGTGGAGGGCATGGCCGACTTCGACTCCGCGTGGCGCTCCGCCAAGAGCGAGGCGATGAGCTCGTTCGGCAACGACGCGGTCTACATCGAGAAGTACCTGGAGAAGCCACACCACGTGGAGATCCAGGTCTTCGCCGACCAGTACGGCAACACCATCCACCTGAACGAGCGCGAGTGCTCCGCGCAGCGCCGTCACCAGAAGGTGGTGGAGGAGACGCCCAGCCCCATCCTCACGCCGGAGCTGCGCGCGAAGATGGGCGAGGTCGCGGTGAAGGCGGCCAAGGCCGTCAACTACGTGGGCGCCGGGACGGTGGAGTTCCTGGTGGACGTGCACCGCAACTTCTACTTCCTGGAGATGAACACCCGCCTCCAGGTGGAGCACCCGGTGACGGAGTGGGTCACGGGCCTGGACCTCGTGGCCATGCAGATCCGCGCCGCCGAAGGGGAGAAGCTCCCCCTCTTCGAGGCGCCCGCGCCGCGCGGCCACGCCATTGAAGTCCGCGTGTACGCGGAGGACCCCGCGCGCAACTTCATGCCCAGCCCCGGGAAGATCCACGCGCTGCGCGTGCCGAGCGGCCCGAACGTGCGCGACGACTCGGGCGTGTACGCGGGCTTCACGGTGCCCAACTTCTACGACCCCATGATTTCGAAGCTGTCCGTGTGGGGCGCCACGCGCGAGGAGGCCATCGCGCGGGCCAAGCGCGCGCTGTCCGAGTACGTGGTGAAGGGCATCACCACCAACATCCGCTACCTGCACGGCATCCTGTCCCACCCGGAGTTCGTGGGCGGGGACTACGACACCAGCTTCCTCACCCGCCAGCACACGGAGCTGCTGGGCGCGGAGGATCCGAAGCTCAGCGAGGTGGCGCTGCTCGCGAGCACGCTGCACGCCTTCCAGCGCGACCAGAAGCGCGCGAAGACGCTGCCGTCGAAGAGCGGTGGCGGTGACACCTCTGGCCGCATCAGCCCGTGGCGTCTGGCGCTCAAGAACCGCCGTCGCTGA
- a CDS encoding class I SAM-dependent methyltransferase, translating to MPNLLDLPRQALMDLRSRLSHLPLVSHLHRRHAPNSLSLSSPAPQDSVLADPQRVDVWRRAVERYVRPNQVVVDVKAGTGLRTFLAAHQQPRKLYAVDDSRLLDTTQWVARRNGLDRIDFVREPTWHFQPPEKADVLLHELLGDAVLDAGLVPRMLDLRARLLKPGGRILPNRFEVFVEPVQLREEACVPFIWTQQLPHVDFRCLQSLREAMSPSYFTRLVRSYEVDHLLCEPEPAFAFDLETMRADGLPSRVHIRRPVEEDGRVDGFCLFYKVAFDAELAFDVSPMRERNTTAMTLLRVEPREFSRYDTLDFELELPNPSDPRTWRWQFT from the coding sequence ATGCCGAATCTGCTCGACCTGCCGCGTCAGGCGTTGATGGACCTGCGCTCGCGTCTCAGCCACCTGCCGCTCGTGTCCCACCTTCACCGGAGGCACGCGCCCAACAGCCTGTCCCTGTCCAGTCCCGCGCCGCAGGACTCGGTGCTGGCGGATCCGCAGCGCGTGGATGTGTGGCGCCGCGCGGTGGAGCGCTACGTGCGCCCCAACCAGGTGGTGGTGGACGTGAAGGCCGGCACCGGCCTGCGCACCTTCCTGGCCGCGCACCAGCAGCCGCGCAAGCTGTACGCGGTGGATGACTCGCGCCTCCTGGACACGACGCAGTGGGTGGCCCGCCGCAACGGCCTGGACCGCATCGACTTCGTGCGCGAGCCCACCTGGCACTTCCAGCCGCCGGAGAAGGCGGACGTGCTGCTGCACGAGCTGCTGGGGGATGCGGTGCTCGACGCGGGGCTCGTGCCGCGGATGCTGGATTTGCGCGCGCGGCTGCTCAAGCCCGGCGGCCGCATCCTCCCCAACCGCTTCGAGGTCTTCGTGGAGCCCGTGCAGCTTCGCGAGGAGGCGTGCGTGCCGTTCATCTGGACGCAGCAGCTGCCCCACGTGGACTTCCGCTGCCTCCAGTCACTGCGCGAGGCGATGAGCCCGTCGTACTTCACGCGGCTGGTGCGCTCCTACGAGGTGGACCACCTGCTGTGCGAGCCGGAGCCCGCGTTCGCATTCGACCTGGAGACGATGCGCGCGGACGGGCTGCCCTCGCGCGTGCACATCCGGCGGCCGGTGGAGGAGGACGGGCGGGTGGACGGCTTCTGCCTGTTCTACAAGGTCGCCTTCGACGCGGAGCTGGCCTTCGACGTGTCCCCCATGCGCGAGCGCAACACCACGGCGATGACGCTGCTGCGCGTGGAGCCCCGCGAGTTCAGCCGCTACGACACGCTGGACTTCGAGCTGGAGCTGCCCAATCCGTCCGACCCGCGCACCTGGCGGTGGCAGTTCACCTGA
- a CDS encoding FAD-dependent monooxygenase, which yields MVHDVIIAGAGPVGLFLACELRLAKRSVRVLERLEDPHSPLKRLPFGRRGLWGPSIEAFHRRGLLEQLAPRGGANLRGPAGHFAGIAFDYGHIDSSRWKYRLPGPADTQFSSDMEQLERVLTAHALSLGVEIQRNQEVEGFEASDDEVTVRAGGKSLRARWLVGCDGGRSIIRKQGGFEFVGTEPEFTGYSVHVELADPEKLRPGRHYTPTGMYNQGQPGVIAVADFDGGAFHRTQPVTLEHVQAVLRRVSCTDVTVKALHVASTWTDRAYQATTYRKGRVLLAGDAAHIHSPLGGQGLNLGLGDAMNLGWKLAATLRGDAPEGLLDSYTPERHPVGARILDASRAQVALMRPQPASRALEAILRDLIDTRDGATYFAERVWGVSVRYDLGGEHPLVGRSCPDFEMEDGTRLGALLRDGRGLLLDFGREAPLQALDGLWGEQVRYVAGDVRERLGLSAVLVRPDGVVAWASDATPQPEDVTRAAARWFRRRG from the coding sequence TTGGTCCATGACGTGATCATCGCGGGGGCCGGTCCGGTCGGACTGTTCCTGGCCTGCGAATTGCGGCTCGCGAAGCGCTCCGTGCGGGTGCTGGAGCGGCTGGAGGATCCGCACTCGCCGCTGAAGCGGCTCCCGTTTGGAAGGCGGGGGCTCTGGGGCCCGAGCATCGAAGCGTTCCACCGGCGTGGACTGCTGGAACAGCTCGCGCCACGAGGCGGAGCCAACCTCCGCGGGCCGGCCGGCCACTTCGCGGGCATCGCGTTCGACTACGGCCACATCGATTCGTCGCGGTGGAAGTACCGGCTCCCGGGGCCGGCGGACACCCAGTTCTCGAGCGACATGGAGCAGCTCGAGCGCGTCCTCACCGCTCACGCGCTCTCGCTTGGGGTGGAGATCCAGCGCAACCAGGAGGTCGAAGGCTTCGAGGCTTCGGACGATGAAGTCACCGTCCGTGCCGGCGGGAAGAGCCTTCGCGCGCGCTGGCTCGTGGGGTGCGATGGCGGCCGCAGCATCATCCGCAAGCAGGGGGGCTTCGAGTTCGTCGGGACCGAGCCCGAGTTCACGGGGTACTCGGTCCACGTCGAGCTCGCGGATCCGGAGAAGCTCCGCCCGGGGCGTCACTACACGCCGACCGGCATGTACAACCAGGGGCAGCCCGGCGTGATCGCGGTGGCCGACTTCGACGGCGGCGCGTTCCATCGCACCCAGCCCGTCACGCTCGAGCACGTGCAAGCGGTCCTGCGGCGCGTGTCCTGCACGGACGTGACCGTCAAGGCGCTGCATGTCGCCTCGACCTGGACCGACCGCGCGTATCAGGCAACGACCTACCGCAAGGGACGGGTGCTGCTGGCGGGCGACGCCGCTCACATCCACTCGCCGCTGGGCGGGCAGGGCCTGAACCTGGGCCTGGGCGACGCGATGAACCTGGGGTGGAAGCTCGCCGCGACCCTCCGGGGGGATGCCCCCGAGGGCCTGCTCGACAGCTACACCCCGGAGCGGCACCCGGTGGGGGCGCGCATCCTCGATGCGTCCCGGGCCCAGGTCGCGCTGATGCGGCCCCAGCCCGCTTCCCGCGCGCTCGAAGCCATCCTCCGAGACCTCATCGATACGCGCGACGGCGCGACCTACTTCGCGGAGCGTGTCTGGGGCGTGTCCGTCCGCTACGACCTTGGCGGGGAACACCCGCTGGTGGGCCGCAGTTGCCCGGACTTCGAGATGGAGGACGGAACGCGGCTGGGCGCACTGCTCCGGGATGGACGCGGCCTGCTGCTGGACTTCGGCCGTGAGGCGCCGCTCCAGGCGTTGGATGGCCTCTGGGGCGAGCAGGTCCGGTATGTCGCGGGCGACGTCCGGGAGCGCCTGGGCCTGAGCGCGGTGCTTGTGCGGCCGGATGGGGTCGTCGCATGGGCGAGCGATGCGACGCCCCAGCCTGAAGACGTCACCCGCGCCGCGGCGAGGTGGTTCAGGCGCCGCGGCTGA
- a CDS encoding WS/DGAT/MGAT family O-acyltransferase, which yields MASRERMASIDAAWLQMEEPANLMMITAVLWFDGAVDLERLRAVLRERLVERYPRFRQRVVAGPGPLGAPHWEDVRDFNLDEHLSTLRVPESAGRAGLEALVGDWLGVPLERSRPLWHFHLVRGAPGGDVLLARLHHCIADGIALARVLLSLTEPVDGAAGAGADVVPETDAHASRASALGRDAGGRSEAFDAVAPFETERRPSAPGWMRLARGARSALRKGAELVREPILAGDLVREGAKGAATLGKLLALPPDPRSPLRGPLGRQKRAAWSEPIALERVKALGRTLGCTVNDVLLTAVTGALRRYLAQRGGPLEDVHALVPVNLRPLDVPVPRELGNRFGVVFLRLPVHLEEPRRRLREVAKRMTHLKRSPEAVLLSGMLELLGHTPAALERVAVDVIGAKATLIATNVPGPRQPVSLAGSRLAGLTFWVPQAGHVGLGVSLFSYAGQVTVGVAADASRVPDPAALVSAFQDELAALETLAP from the coding sequence ATGGCAAGCCGCGAGCGGATGGCGAGCATTGACGCGGCATGGCTCCAGATGGAGGAGCCCGCGAACCTGATGATGATCACCGCGGTGCTGTGGTTCGACGGCGCCGTGGACCTGGAGCGGCTGCGCGCGGTGCTGCGGGAGCGGCTGGTGGAGCGCTACCCGCGCTTCCGGCAGCGGGTGGTGGCCGGGCCCGGGCCGCTGGGCGCGCCGCACTGGGAGGACGTGCGCGACTTCAATCTGGACGAGCACCTGTCCACGCTGCGCGTGCCGGAGTCCGCGGGGCGCGCGGGGCTGGAGGCCCTGGTGGGCGACTGGCTGGGCGTGCCGCTGGAGCGCTCGCGTCCGCTGTGGCACTTCCACCTGGTGCGCGGCGCGCCCGGTGGGGACGTGCTGCTCGCGCGGCTGCACCACTGCATCGCGGACGGCATCGCGCTGGCGCGCGTGCTGCTGTCGCTCACGGAGCCGGTGGACGGCGCGGCGGGCGCAGGCGCTGACGTGGTGCCGGAGACGGATGCTCATGCGTCGCGAGCCTCCGCGCTGGGGCGGGACGCGGGGGGCCGGAGTGAAGCCTTCGACGCGGTGGCGCCCTTCGAGACGGAGCGGCGGCCGAGCGCTCCTGGCTGGATGCGGCTTGCGCGGGGCGCACGCTCGGCGCTGCGCAAGGGCGCGGAGCTGGTGCGCGAGCCCATCCTCGCGGGCGACCTCGTGCGCGAGGGCGCGAAGGGCGCGGCGACGCTGGGCAAGCTGCTCGCGCTGCCTCCGGATCCGCGCTCTCCGCTGCGTGGACCGCTGGGACGCCAGAAGCGCGCCGCGTGGTCGGAGCCCATCGCGCTGGAGCGGGTGAAGGCCCTGGGCCGCACCCTGGGCTGCACGGTGAACGACGTGCTGCTCACGGCGGTGACGGGCGCGCTGCGGCGCTACCTGGCCCAGCGGGGCGGCCCGCTGGAGGACGTGCACGCGCTGGTGCCGGTGAACCTGCGGCCCCTGGACGTGCCGGTGCCCCGTGAGCTGGGCAACCGCTTCGGCGTGGTGTTCCTGCGGCTCCCCGTGCACCTGGAGGAGCCCCGCCGCCGGCTGCGGGAGGTGGCGAAGCGGATGACGCACCTCAAGCGCTCGCCGGAGGCCGTGCTGCTGTCCGGCATGCTGGAGCTGCTGGGCCACACGCCCGCGGCGCTGGAGCGCGTCGCCGTGGACGTGATTGGCGCCAAGGCCACGCTCATCGCGACCAACGTGCCCGGGCCGCGCCAGCCGGTGTCGCTCGCGGGCAGCCGGCTGGCGGGACTCACGTTCTGGGTCCCCCAGGCCGGCCACGTGGGCCTGGGGGTCAGCCTCTTCAGCTACGCGGGGCAGGTGACCGTGGGCGTGGCGGCGGATGCGTCCCGCGTCCCGGACCCGGCGGCCCTCGTCTCCGCGTTCCAGGACGAGCTGGCCGCGCTGGAGACGCTGGCCCCCTGA
- a CDS encoding acyl-CoA carboxylase subunit beta, with amino-acid sequence MATTPENDPLRARLQQMEQQAEQGGGADRIAKQHEAGKLTARERIDLLLDPGSFSELDKFVTHRSHDFGMGDKKILGDGVVTGYGTVEGRQVFVFAQDFTVFGGSLSGAYAQKICKIMDLATRVGAPVIGLNDSGGARIQEGVESLAGYADIFLRNTLASGVVPQISLILGPCAGGAVYSPAITDFIMMVKDTSYMFITGPDVIKTVTHEEVSKEALGGALTHNQKSGVAHFAAENEQAAIAMTRELLSFLPSNNQEDPPSQPCEDDPFRAEESLKTIVPANPNKPYDIKEIIRAIVDSKHFFEVQEHFAKNIVVGFARMNGKSVGIVANQPAVLAGCLDIDASVKAARFVRFCDCFNIPLLTLVDVPGFLPGTDQEWGGIITHGAKLLYAYAEATVPKITLITRKAYGGAYDVMASKHIRADINYAYPTAEIAVMGPEGAVNIIFRNELLKAQDANAERKKLTDDYRDKFANPFKAAELGYIDEVIRPEETRAKVIRALEMLKDKRQENPPRKHGNIPL; translated from the coding sequence ATGGCCACGACCCCCGAGAACGATCCCTTGCGCGCACGCCTGCAGCAGATGGAGCAGCAGGCCGAGCAGGGCGGCGGCGCCGACCGCATCGCCAAGCAGCACGAGGCGGGCAAGCTCACGGCGCGCGAGCGCATCGACCTGCTCCTCGACCCCGGCTCCTTCAGCGAGCTGGACAAGTTCGTCACCCACCGCAGCCACGACTTCGGCATGGGCGACAAGAAGATTTTGGGTGACGGCGTCGTCACCGGCTACGGCACGGTGGAGGGCCGCCAGGTCTTCGTGTTCGCCCAGGACTTCACCGTCTTCGGCGGCTCGCTGTCCGGCGCCTACGCCCAGAAGATCTGCAAGATCATGGACCTGGCCACCCGCGTGGGCGCGCCGGTCATCGGGCTCAACGACTCCGGCGGCGCGCGCATCCAGGAAGGCGTGGAGAGCCTCGCGGGCTACGCGGACATCTTCCTGCGCAACACGCTGGCGTCCGGCGTCGTCCCCCAGATTTCGCTCATCCTGGGGCCGTGCGCGGGCGGCGCGGTGTACTCGCCCGCCATCACGGACTTCATCATGATGGTGAAGGACACGTCGTACATGTTCATCACCGGCCCGGACGTCATCAAGACGGTGACGCACGAAGAGGTCTCCAAGGAGGCCCTGGGCGGCGCGCTCACGCACAACCAGAAGTCCGGCGTGGCCCACTTCGCCGCGGAGAACGAGCAGGCCGCCATCGCGATGACGCGCGAGCTGCTCTCGTTCCTGCCCTCCAACAACCAGGAGGACCCGCCGTCCCAGCCGTGCGAGGACGACCCGTTCCGCGCCGAGGAGTCGCTGAAGACCATCGTCCCGGCGAACCCGAACAAGCCCTACGACATCAAGGAGATCATCCGCGCCATCGTGGACTCCAAGCACTTCTTCGAGGTGCAGGAGCACTTCGCGAAGAACATCGTCGTCGGCTTCGCGCGCATGAACGGCAAGAGCGTGGGCATCGTCGCCAACCAGCCCGCGGTGCTCGCCGGCTGCCTGGACATCGACGCCAGCGTGAAGGCCGCGCGCTTCGTGCGCTTCTGCGACTGCTTCAACATCCCGCTGCTCACGCTGGTGGACGTGCCCGGCTTCCTCCCCGGCACCGACCAGGAGTGGGGCGGCATCATCACCCACGGCGCCAAGCTGCTCTACGCGTACGCGGAAGCCACCGTCCCCAAGATCACGCTCATCACCCGCAAGGCCTACGGCGGCGCGTACGACGTCATGGCGTCCAAGCACATCCGCGCGGACATCAACTACGCCTACCCCACCGCCGAAATCGCCGTGATGGGCCCCGAGGGCGCGGTGAACATCATCTTCCGCAACGAGCTGCTCAAGGCCCAGGACGCCAACGCCGAGCGCAAGAAGCTCACGGACGACTACCGCGACAAGTTCGCCAACCCGTTCAAGGCGGCGGAGCTGGGCTACATCGACGAGGTCATCCGGCCCGAGGAGACCCGCGCCAAGGTCATCCGCGCGCTGGAGATGCTCAAGGACAAGCGGCAGGAGAACCCGCCCCGCAAGCACGGCAACATCCCGCTCTAG
- a CDS encoding FAD-binding oxidoreductase translates to MTQTLASRVSGPVYTPSDAGYAPECAGFNVLVQHTPQYVVAVKSAQDVAETVRFARENKLPIAVQATGHGTYASITSGVLISTKALNQVSIDAAARTATIGAGARWEPVIAEAAKHGLAPVAGSSTNVGVVGYLLGGGLGPLVRSHGVSSDYVVGYTVVTAEGETVHASAEQHPDLFWALRGGKGGLGIVTDVKLKLVEMRSLYAGSLFFEEQHIEAVLRGWVKWTSEADARVSTSIAVMRFPPFDFIPPPLRGRTVINLRFAYPGSIEDGAKFAAPLRALAPVYLDMLGELPASQMARIHNDPDQPSPVWTNGMMLTHVDQDFATTVLRHVGTGVQTPYFMMEIRHLGGASWKDVAGGSAVGGRGGNFIIGLVGMHPPLFDTVLPGATQGLRAELKPWLSPEMTINFMGKIQSPEHFDSAWPDAIRAKLKEVRGKYDPSKLFVK, encoded by the coding sequence ATGACCCAGACCCTCGCCAGCCGCGTGAGCGGCCCCGTCTACACGCCCAGCGACGCGGGCTACGCCCCGGAGTGCGCCGGCTTCAACGTCCTGGTGCAGCACACGCCGCAGTACGTGGTGGCGGTGAAGTCCGCGCAGGACGTGGCGGAGACCGTCCGCTTCGCCCGGGAGAACAAGCTGCCCATCGCGGTGCAGGCCACGGGGCACGGGACGTACGCGTCCATCACCTCCGGCGTGCTCATCTCCACGAAGGCGCTCAACCAGGTGAGCATCGACGCGGCGGCGCGCACGGCCACCATCGGCGCGGGCGCGCGCTGGGAGCCGGTCATCGCGGAGGCCGCGAAGCACGGCCTGGCGCCCGTCGCCGGCTCGTCCACGAACGTGGGCGTGGTGGGCTACCTCCTGGGCGGCGGCCTGGGGCCGCTCGTGCGCAGCCACGGCGTCAGCTCCGACTATGTCGTGGGCTACACGGTCGTCACCGCCGAGGGAGAGACGGTCCACGCGAGCGCCGAGCAGCATCCGGACCTGTTCTGGGCGCTGCGCGGCGGCAAGGGCGGCCTGGGCATCGTGACGGACGTGAAGCTCAAGCTCGTGGAGATGCGCTCGCTCTACGCGGGCAGCCTCTTCTTCGAGGAGCAGCACATCGAGGCCGTGCTGCGCGGCTGGGTGAAGTGGACGTCGGAGGCGGACGCGCGCGTGTCCACGAGCATCGCCGTGATGCGCTTCCCGCCGTTCGACTTCATCCCGCCCCCGCTGCGTGGCCGCACGGTCATCAACCTGCGCTTCGCGTACCCGGGCTCCATCGAGGACGGCGCGAAGTTCGCGGCGCCCCTGCGCGCGCTGGCCCCCGTGTACCTGGACATGCTGGGCGAGCTGCCCGCGTCCCAGATGGCGCGCATCCACAATGATCCGGATCAGCCCAGCCCCGTGTGGACCAACGGCATGATGCTGACCCACGTGGACCAGGACTTCGCCACCACGGTGCTGCGCCACGTGGGCACGGGCGTGCAGACGCCGTACTTCATGATGGAGATCCGCCACCTGGGCGGCGCCAGTTGGAAGGACGTGGCGGGCGGCTCGGCGGTGGGCGGCCGCGGCGGCAACTTCATCATCGGCCTGGTGGGCATGCACCCGCCGCTGTTCGACACGGTGCTCCCCGGCGCGACGCAGGGCCTGCGCGCGGAGCTGAAGCCGTGGCTGTCGCCGGAGATGACCATCAACTTCATGGGCAAGATCCAGTCTCCGGAGCACTTCGACAGCGCGTGGCCGGACGCCATCCGCGCGAAGCTCAAGGAAGTCCGCGGCAAGTACGACCCGAGCAAGCTCTTCGTGAAGTAA
- a CDS encoding site-2 protease family protein has translation MRARPGTLQVGSFRGVPIRVHFSLLVALPLLALSFSAALQQAAETADVPPGALGGHSWAWGLAVAVGLFVSVLLHEMAHTFYALRHGGEVHGITLMIVGGVSELAEVPKRPRDEAMMALVGPLTSLGLAAVLGVVTWLVHGLGLFQVQFALFTLAMLNAVLGVFNLLPAFPMDGGRIVRAALTPRLGMVRATKVAAALGRVFAVAFGVWGVVSLNPFTLVVAFFVLMGAEGEARQVRMKALLEQVRVEALMTPRMVGVDLDLSMQDAHWALRREHVGMLPVTSSGRPIGYVTWAAVQAVPESQRGGYMVRDAMEDGAVAELSEDGWTALRRMAEARVPLVAVVDEEGLLAGTLDWNDLQRGLSRAEEAERERSRTGWPRERTA, from the coding sequence ATGCGTGCGAGGCCGGGGACACTGCAGGTGGGGTCGTTCCGGGGGGTGCCCATCCGGGTCCATTTCTCACTGCTGGTGGCGCTGCCGCTGCTGGCGCTGTCGTTCAGCGCGGCGCTCCAGCAGGCCGCGGAGACGGCGGACGTGCCGCCCGGAGCGCTGGGTGGCCACTCCTGGGCCTGGGGGCTGGCGGTGGCGGTGGGGCTGTTCGTGTCGGTGCTGCTGCACGAGATGGCGCACACTTTCTACGCGCTCCGTCATGGCGGGGAGGTGCACGGCATCACGCTGATGATCGTCGGAGGCGTGTCGGAGCTGGCGGAGGTGCCCAAGCGTCCCCGGGACGAGGCGATGATGGCGCTGGTGGGCCCGCTGACGAGCCTGGGGCTGGCGGCGGTGCTGGGCGTGGTGACGTGGTTGGTGCACGGCCTGGGGCTGTTCCAGGTGCAGTTCGCGCTCTTCACGCTGGCGATGCTCAACGCGGTGCTGGGCGTGTTCAACCTGCTGCCGGCTTTCCCCATGGACGGGGGGCGCATCGTGCGCGCGGCGCTGACGCCCCGGCTGGGCATGGTGCGCGCGACGAAGGTGGCGGCGGCGCTGGGGCGGGTGTTCGCGGTGGCGTTCGGCGTGTGGGGCGTGGTGTCGCTGAACCCGTTCACGCTGGTGGTGGCCTTCTTCGTGCTGATGGGCGCGGAAGGGGAGGCGCGGCAGGTGCGGATGAAGGCCCTGCTGGAGCAGGTGAGGGTGGAGGCGCTGATGACGCCCCGGATGGTGGGCGTGGACCTGGACCTGTCCATGCAGGACGCGCACTGGGCCCTGCGGCGCGAGCACGTGGGAATGCTGCCGGTGACGAGCTCGGGGAGGCCCATCGGGTACGTGACGTGGGCGGCGGTGCAGGCGGTGCCGGAGTCGCAGCGCGGGGGCTACATGGTGCGCGACGCGATGGAGGACGGCGCGGTGGCGGAGCTCTCCGAGGACGGATGGACGGCGCTGCGGCGGATGGCGGAGGCGCGCGTGCCGCTGGTGGCGGTGGTGGACGAGGAAGGGCTGCTCGCGGGGACGCTGGACTGGAACGACCTCCAGCGGGGGCTTTCGCGGGCGGAGGAGGCGGAGCGTGAGCGTTCGCGGACGGGGTGGCCTCGCGAGCGGACGGCGTAG
- a CDS encoding excinuclease ABC subunit A, protein MAQKKNSLVANINRRKKAGTSRPKSRSKVSSKSYKNMERGWGKTARKKTAAKKTATKKTARKSPARKRASRKSR, encoded by the coding sequence ATGGCCCAGAAGAAGAACAGCCTCGTGGCGAACATCAACCGGCGCAAGAAGGCGGGGACGTCGAGGCCGAAGAGCCGCTCCAAGGTGTCCAGCAAGTCCTACAAGAACATGGAGCGCGGCTGGGGCAAGACGGCACGCAAGAAGACCGCGGCGAAGAAGACCGCGACGAAGAAGACCGCGCGCAAGAGCCCGGCCCGGAAGCGCGCGAGCCGCAAGTCCCGGTAG